The following are encoded together in the Theileria orientalis strain Shintoku DNA, chromosome 1, complete genome genome:
- a CDS encoding uncharacterized protein (heat shock protein Hsp70 family protein) codes for MWNNIQSRVDLSYNSTIDVGDSPFIELCLYLMLQFSSQSGSGGSTGQTQSKGGASSGQSASTPAGGASTPRSGTQQPSSQPAGGASLTSGSAQGSRTGTQQSAGSQAARTGSQQPSSQPAGGASLTSGSAQGSRTGTQQSAGSQAARTGSQQPSSQPAGGASLTSGSAQGSRTAARTGSQQPSSQPANEGTGTSPTSGGGTPPASPASGTDGSAKASETTNKTGVELSLKATASTDQFDHNKNNKIVTYTAKDTYGFKSVKTGDTVVWSTTNASEYASKVVLNGKGNKKKEVTIHLPNNTKKVFKRESKGKPWNDVSSEKTGIELNLESSEGTDEYDRKEDNNKRDITFTPKDSKAFKLVKKGNDEIWKTDKADQFANNVELHNYEHADEHEVIITFSDGKTKKFIKTANASWKEIDLNGKTTVTMNVNSEKESCKYSITVEGTKRTYEAKAGIVFNNVLEWDGSTKYDIWSTSNQAEFSKKVVREDKKVTIHIGDDGTSTKTFNKVDFGGDSCRVSLLDKNDKITLHVNRVSNRQTPTIVSFDKRTRIYGEEAEARSSTLFKHTVPLLSYVVGLDKHQLLRFIKSKKYLFFADFNEENGSFNVTFDDAPLSVLPSEVYSFFLNKVLDTVRQECNLSADNEGLYISLGVPSYFSEEFKERIHRALLISNIKRVKLFKESQCILKRWADAQLSDLYQEYVKTRNGANGDGTGDTNMKIGFLDVGFGHATFFVAEAVSEDEQMSTSILSESSSDLISTYKVIEALCDHVKGLIEAKGSKVNVPSRQSYYLYKACVKCVKELSVLNDAKMDVERVMDNDEDFSTSVTRNTLEQLVKPVEGHLCALMDEVIGKTDRKNFLSIEILGGGSRIPFVKNVASKYAESLGCVKGVRTSLDTTSAISYGATKLLKDNLTSTGVVDVGPYGSGVSTAGAGAGTSMGTGTGNATGTGTGTGTVTGTGNIDTGTVTGTGNTDTGTVTGTVTVAGTTNTPTGVVTEDEELLELIKKEKHMQEVENEQMLKMATLNEMDNYLIRTKSDLLGGYKEHFEDKHEDVKRVLQELETFSYNALSDKTVTSKACQDELKLTQEKLYELAPKYKEQLEEDLRKLEASKIRSSGNMGNEEGGAYNNISINGTGSKMDSLAESDVVLPNKTCIKRAQKNKDEGNELIGAGNVELAIQHYVKVLQYCGKVNSPNEEEKETINGLRLASNLNLAMCYLKLDVPASLNKAVSCCTSALSISPENTKALFRRAVAYEKLNDFDNALNDAKRGCEIDSSNQDFKNGGSRYDRKISRLTDRVKYAIFFAHTATKRRYATLGLGSLCNSKETVLESSLSNDLDNCSDSTQSCATNQLHKANGLYVSGKNGIRYLSMDQGPAGDDGCVSDGFMDEYEDVDEFEDVAALMRSTRRCRDELVNRLNTSFNRGADFKLLCSLAPIEYRINSLRGALTHLNNMGVTHNLL; via the exons ATGTGGAATAACATACAATCAAGAGTGGACCTCTCATATAACAGTACGATCGACGTTGGAGATTCTCCGTTTATCGAACTGTGTTTGTACCTAATGCTACAATTTTCCAG CCAATCTGGATCCGGTGGTTCAACTGGACAAACTCAGTCAAAAGGTGGAGCAAGTAGTGGTCAATCAGCTAGTACACCAGCAGGAGGAGCATCTACACCTAGGAGTGGTACTCAACAACCTTCAAGTCAACCAGCGGGTGGAGCCAGTCTAACATCTGGTAGCGCTCAAGGTTCTAGAACCGGTACTCAACAATCTGCCGGTTCACAAGCTGCAAGGACTGGTTCTCAACAACCTTCAAGTCAACCAGCGGGTGGAGCCAGTCTAACATCTGGTAGCGCTCAAGGTTCTAGAACCGGTACTCAACAATCTGCCGGTTCACAAGCTGCAAGGACTGGTTCTCAACAACCTTCAAGTCAACCAGCGGGTGGAGCCAGTCTAACATCTGGTAGCGCTCAAGGTTCTAGAACCG CTGCAAGGACTGGTTCTCAACAACCTTCAAGTCAACCAGCTAATGAAGGTACTGGTACAAGTCCAACATCGGGAGGTGGCACTCCACCAGCCAGTCCTGCCAGTGGTACCGATGGTAGTGCTAAAGCTAGTGAAACTACTAATAAGACGGGAGTTGAACTTAGTCTTAAAGCTACAGCTTCTACTGACCAGTTTGAtcacaataaaaataataaaatagtcACTTATACAGCCAAAGATACCTATGGTTTCAAATCGGTTAAAACAGGTGATACTGTTGTCTGGAGCACTACTAATGCCAGTGAGTATGCCAGTAAAGTAGTTCTGAATGGGAAGGGTAATAAGAAAAAAGAGGTTACAATTCACCTGCCTAATAATACCAAAAAAGTGTTTAAGAGAGAATCAAAGGGTAAGCCTTGGAATGATGTGAGTTCGGAAAAAACGGGAATTGAATTGAATTTGGAAAGTTCTGAAGGAACCGATGAATACGATCGTAAAgaagataataataaaagggATATAACTTTTACTCCCAAAGATAGCAAAGCCTTTAAATTGGTTAAAAAGGGTAATGATGAAATATGGAAGACAGACAAGGCCGACCAATTTGCAAATAATGTGGAGTTACATAATTATGAACATGCTGATGAACACGAGGTTATTATCACATTCTCTGATGGTAAGACTAAGAAGTTTATCAAAACAGCAAACGCATCCTGGAAAGAAATTGACCTTAATGGAAAAACAACCGTAACAATGAATGTTAACTCTGAAAAGGAGAGCTGTAAGTACAGTATTACAGTAGAAGGGACGAAAAGAACATACGAAGCCAAGGCTGGAATCGTTTTTAATAACGTCTTGGAATGGGATGGATCAACTAAATACGATATATGGTCAACCAGTAACCAGGCTGAATTTTCAAAGAAAGTGGTGAGAGAGGATAAGAAAGTAACGATACACATTGGAGATGATGGTACTTCCACTAAGACGTTTAACAAAG TTGATTTTGGTGGAGATTCCTGTAGAGTATCCCTTTTGGATAAAAACGATAAAATAACTCTGCACGTCAATCGAGTTTCAAATAGACAAACTCCAACTATAGTTTCATTTGATAAAAGAACAAg aATTTACGGAGAGGAAGCCGAAGCTCGTTCATCCACTTTGTTTAAACACACAGTGCCG CTCTTATCGTATGTTGTTGGACTGGACAAGCATCAGCTGTTGCGATTCAtcaaaagtaaaaaatacctGTTCTTTGCCGATTttaatgaagaaaatggcTCATTTAATGTGACCTTTGACGATGCACCGCTGTCAGTATTGCCGAGTGAGGTGTACTCGTTCTTTTTGAACAAGGTGCTGGATACAGTGAGACAGGAGTGTAATTTGAGCGCGGACAACGAGGGACTGTATATATCATTGGGAGTGCCAAGTTACTTCTCCGAGGAGTTCAAGGAGCGTATACATAGGGCGTTGCTAATATCAA ACATTAAACGAGTTAAACTGTTTAAGGAGTCACAATGTATACTGAAGAGGTGGGCAGACGCTCAGCTGTCGGACTTGTACCAAGAGTACGTGAAGACGCGCAACGGAGCAAACGGAGACGGTACGGGTGATACGAACATGAAGATTGGATTCTTGGACGTTGGATTTGGACACGCAACATTCTTTGTGGCCGAAGCAGTTTCTGAGGACGAGCAAATGTCAACAAGCATACTGTCAGAATCATCATCAGACCTGATATCTACATACAAG GTTATTGAGGCACTGTGTGACCACGTTAAAGGGTTAATTGAGGCGAAAGGATCCAAAGTAAATGTACCATCGAGACAATCGTATTACTTATATAAAGCG TGTGTGAAATGTGTTAAAGAATTGAGTGTGTTGAACGACGCAAAAATGGACGTAGAAAGAGTCATGGACAACGACGAGGATTTTAGTACCAGTGTCACGCGAAACACGCTGGAGCAGTTGGTGAAGCCAGTAGAG GGTCATCTGTGCGCCCTGATGGACGAAGTGATAGGGAAAACGGATAGAAAGAATTTCCTGTCGATTGAAATATTGGGAGGAGGATCGAGAATACCATTCGTTAAAAATGTTGCAAGTAAATATGCAGAGTCGTTGGGGTGTGTGAAGGGGGTGAGAACGTCATTGGACACAACATCGGCAATCTCGTACGGTGCAACGAAGCTATTGAAAGACAATCTAACGAGCACAGGAGTGGTTGACGTTGGGCCCTATGGAAGTGGCGTTAGcactgctggtgctggtgctggtacGAGTATGGGCACAGGTACCGGCAATGCCACTGGTACTGGCACTGGCACTGGTACTGTTACTGGTACTGGTAATATTGATACTGGTACTGTTACTGGTACTGGTAATACTGATACTGGTACTGTTACTGGTACTGTTACTGTTGCTGGTACCACGAATACACCAACAGGCGTTGTCactgaagatgaagagttgctggagctgataaagaaggaaaagcaCATGCAGGAGGTGGAAAATGAACAGATGCTAAAGATGGCAACGCTGAATGAAATGGATAACTACCTGATAAGAACGAAATCGGACCTCTTGGGAGGATATAAGGAGCACTTTGAAGATAAACACGAGGATGTAAAAAGGGTGTTGCAGGAATTGGAAACATTTAGCTACAATGCGCTGAGTGATAAGACAGTAACGTCGAAGGCATGCCAAGATGAATTGAAACTGACACAAGAGAAATTATACGAATTGGCGCCGAAGTATAAGGAGCAATTGGAAGAAGATTTGAGAAAGCTGGAAGCAAGTAAGATTAGGAGTAGCGGCAACATGGGaaatgaagaaggaggagcttATAACAATATTAGCATCAACGGCACTGGAAGTAAGATGGACAGCCTGGCAGAAAGTGACGTGGTACTGCCGAATAAGACGTGCATAAAGAGGGCCCAGAAAAACAAAGATGAAGGAAATGAGCTTATAGGAGCCGGAAACGTAGAGCTGGCGATACAGCACTACGTGAAGGTGCTGCAATACTGCGGAAAGGTCAACTCGCCcaacgaggaggaaaaggaaacaATCAACGGGCTGAGATTGGCCTCAAATTTAAACCTGGCAATG TGCTATTTGAAGTTGGATGTGCCGGCTAGCCTAAATAAGGCAGTCTCCTGCTGCACTTCGGCGTTGTCAATAAG TCCTGAGAATACAAAGGCGCTATTCAGAAGAGCAGTGGCCTACGAAAAGTTAAACGACTTCGATAACGCACTGAACGACGCGAAAAGAGGATGCGAAATAGACTCGAGCAACCAGGACTTTAAAAAC GGGGGGTCGAGGTACGACAGAAAGATCAGCAGGCTCACGGACCGGGTGAAGTACGCGATATTCTTCGCACACACTGcgacgaagaggaggtACGCGACGCTGGGGCTAGGGAGCCTCTGCAACTCGAAGGAAACAGTGCTCGAATCATCGCTGTCCAACGACCTGGATAACTGCTCAGATTCGACACAGTCGTGCGCGACGAACCAGTTGCACAAGGCCAACGGCTTGTATGTGTCAGGGAAAAACGGCATCCGTTACCTGAGCATGGATCAAGGCCCCGCCGGCGACGACGGCTGTGTGAGCGACGGCTTCATGGACGAGTACGAGGACGTGGACGAGTTCGAGGACGTCGCGGCACTCATGAGGTCGACGAGAAGGTGCAGAGACGAGCTGGTAAACAGGCTGAACACGTCGTTCAACAGGGGCGCCGACTTTAAGCTTCTGTGCTCCCTCGCGCCCATCGAGTACAGGATCAACTCACTCAGAGGCGCCCTGACGCACCTAAACAACATGGGCGTGACCCATAACTTGCTGTAA
- a CDS encoding uncharacterized protein (GOLD domain containing protein): protein MYNFPYILVFLLLHKGVHSLFFLVQQGGERCFFEHVPEKALLSVSYELISDEGKDCVLSISDNQRQVLKNLRLDENLAHKRLSFVSHRTDDYNICVHCPGRAWYMNQSCKISLNFEIADLGADSGDVLQYDVNYETTAKKKQVEDLTSHLNHFIASANVIQEYQISENRNSTKLYEVYKSMNNWILVFYMIEVLIVILTSLFSIYHITRFFKTQCII from the exons atgtataatttcCCGTATATATTAGTATTCTTATTACTTCACAAAGGTGTTCACTCCCTTTTTTTCCTAGTTCAACAGGGCGGTGAGCGTTGTTTCTTCGAACATGTTCCCGAAAAGGCCCTTTTGTCGGTTTCATACGAACTGATATCAGACGAAG GCAAAGACTGTGTTTTATCCATCTCCGACAACCAGAGGCAGGTGTTAAAGAACCTTAGACTGGACGAGAATTTGGCCCACA AGAGATTGTCCTTCGTTTCCCATAGAACCGACGATTACAACATCTGTGTGCACTGTCCAGGCAGGGCCTGGTACATGAACCAGTCCTGCAAGATTTCGCTGAACTTTGAGATTGCGGATCTGGGCGCCGACTCAGGGGACGTGTTGCAGTACGACGTCAATTACGAG ACCACCGccaagaagaagcaggtTGAGGACCTCACCAGTCACCTGAACCACTTCATTGCTTCCGCAAACGTTATTCAGGAGTACCAAATTTCCGAGAATCGCAACTCCACCAAGCTCTACGAGGTCTACAAGTCCATGAACAACTGGATCCTGGTGTTTTACATGATCGAGGTGCTCATCGTGATTTTGACCTCGCTCTTTTCAATATACCATATAACTCGCTTCTTTAAAACTCaatgtattatttaa
- a CDS encoding ribosomal protein S12: MAPSLLTKSANIANKHIKSHLISEGLRIPRGLGLFNSSFPRSHTAYTHSHRSILSKISHDFSKLTPSNNVINNDKLKISASLNKFVHICDTYGLNTALNYGVIRNLHNSFNPSLYTGLRHFSTRNISGRLFYRRRPKMVPRYKPKKRRSCWLEGAPQKKGIVITVRVTTPRKPNSGLRKVARVRLTTGRTVTCHIPGQGHNLHTHSVVLVRGGRCQDVSGCHYTLVRGKYDLLPVKNRSSSRSKYGIKISDELKAKLPLKKKDFHITTDLDREIFNKVRVKNWVTLDGFPYEDTVKSDEDVPFDIFRFNTRWRRIINSNKEA, translated from the coding sequence ATGGCCCCTAGTTTACTGACTAAATCTGCTAACATTGCAAACAAACATATTAAATCGCATTTAATTAGTGAAGGTTTGAGGATTCCTAGGGGTTTGGGTTTATTTAATTCCTCCTTTCCACGCTCGCATACAGCCTATACACATTCGCATCGCAGTATTTTGAGTAAAATTTCACATGATTTTAGTAAACTTACACCTTCAAATAACGTAATCAATAATGataaacttaaaataagtgccagtttaaataaattcgTTCATATTTGTGACACTTATGGACTTAATACGGCTCTAAATTACGGAGTGATCAGGAATCTCCACAATTCATTCAATCCAAGCCTGTATACTGGGCTCAGACACTTCTCCACCAGAAACATATCTGGACGCTTGTTCTACCGGAGGAGGCCAAAGATGGTGCCCCGCTACAAGCCGAAGAAACGAAGGTCGTGTTGGCTCGAGGGAGCGCCTCAGAAGAAGGGGATCGTCATAACTGTGCGCGTGACGACCCCGAGGAAGCCGAACTCTGGTCTGAGGAAGGTTGCCAGGGTCAGGTTGACCACGGGAAGGACAGTCACGTGCCACATACCTGGCCAGGGCCACAACCTGCACACGCACTCGGTGGTGCTGGTGCGCGGCGGCCGGTGCCAGGACGTGAGCGGCTGCCACTACACGCTCGTGCGCGGCAAGTACGATCTTCTGCCCGTTAAAAACAGgtcctcctccaggtccaaGTACGGCATCAAGATCAGCGACGAGTTGAAGGCGAAGCTGCctctgaagaagaaggactTCCACATCACCACTGACCTCGACAGGGAGATTTTCAACAAGGTTAGGGTCAAAAACTGGGTGACTCTGGACGGGTTCCCTTATGAGGACACCGTCAAGAGCGACGAGGACGTCCCCTTTGACATTTTCAGATTCAACACGCGGTGGCGCAGAATAATTAACAGCAACAAAGAGGCCTAG